A region of Bos javanicus breed banteng chromosome 17, ARS-OSU_banteng_1.0, whole genome shotgun sequence DNA encodes the following proteins:
- the LOC133228739 gene encoding heterogeneous nuclear ribonucleoprotein A1-like — MSKSESPKEPEQLRKLFIGGLSFETTDESLRSHFEQWGTLTDCVVMRDPNTKRSRGFGFVTYATVEEVDAAMNARPHKVDGRVVEPKRAVSREDSQRPGAHLTVKKIFVGGIKEDTEEHHLRDYFKQYGKIEVIEIMTDRGSGKKRGFAFVTFDDHDSVDKIVIQKYHSVNGHNCEVRKALSKQEMASASSSQRGRSGSGNFGGGGGGGFGGNDNFGRGGNFSGRGGFGGSRGGGGYGGSGDGYNGFGNDGSNFGGGGSYNDFGNYNNQSSNFGPMKGGNFGGRSSGPYGGGGQYFAKPRNQGGYGGSSSSRSYGSGRRFNYCQETKLSRRGAPEK; from the coding sequence ATGTCTAAATCAGAGTCTCCCAAAGAGCCCGAACAGCTGCGGAAGCTCTTCATCGGAGGATTGAGCTTTGAAACAACCGATGAGAGTCTGAGGAGCCATTTTGAGCAATGGGGAACGCTCACAGACTGTGTGGTAATGAGGGATCCAAACACCAAGCGCTCCAGAGGCTTCGGGTTTGTCACGTACGCCACGGTGGAGGAGGTGGATGCGGCCATGAATGCAAGGCCACACAAGGTGGACGGAAGAGTTGTGGAACCAAAGAGGGCCGTCTCAAGAGAAGATTCTCAAAGACCTGGTGCCCACTTAACTGTGAAAAAGATTTTTGTTGGTGGCATTAAAGAAGACACTGAAGAACATCACTTGAGAGATTATTTTAAACAGTACGGGAAAATTGAAGTAATTGAAATCATGACTGACCGAGGCAGTGGCAAAAAGAGAGGCTTTGCTTTTGTAACCTTTGATGACCATGACTCCGTAGACAAGATTGTCATTCAGAAATACCACTCTGTGAATGGCCACAACTGTGAAGTGAGAAAAGCCCTGTCTAAGCAAGAGAtggctagtgcttcatccagccagagaGGTCGAAGTGGTTCTGGAAACTTTGGTGGCGGTGGTGGAGGTGGTTTTGGTGGGAATGACAACTTTGGTCGTGGAGGAAACTTCAGTGGTCGAGGTGGCTTTGGTGGCAGCCGTGGTGGTGGCGGATATGGTGGCAGTGGGGATGGATATAATGGATTTGGTAATGACGGAAGCAATTTTGGAGGTGGCGGAAGCTACAATGATTTTGGCAATTACAACAATCAATCTTCAAATTTTGGACCCATGAAAGGAGGAAACTTTGGGGGCAGAAGTTCTGGCCCCTATGGTGGTGGAGGCCAATACTTTGCCAAACCACGAAACCAAGGTGGCTATGGTggctccagcagcagcaggagctatGGCAGTGGCAGAAGGTTTAATTACTGCCAGGAAACAAAGCTTAGCAGGAGAGGAGCGCCAGAGAAGTGA